The following coding sequences lie in one Arachis stenosperma cultivar V10309 chromosome 5, arast.V10309.gnm1.PFL2, whole genome shotgun sequence genomic window:
- the LOC130980527 gene encoding uncharacterized protein LOC130980527, giving the protein MAAAMQATIEALGQQVNNENEGNGGNGPMTLATFLKVNPPTFRGTTNPTEADNWFQEMERALRAQQVPEDQCVEFATYQLMVRTAKELELLQLKQGQMFVAEYTNKFEELCQFFRISQGAPKEFAEWKCIKYEGGLQSDILSSVGPMEIRIFSELVNKSRVVEECVKKATMIENDHREFHRREHGQGFAPRGQEFKRRGYAQQFSQGRN; this is encoded by the exons ATGGCGGCTGCTATGCAAGCAACGATTGAGGCCCTTGGTCAGCAAGTTAATAATGAAAACGAGGGTAACGGCGGAAATGGGCCGATGACGTTAGCTACCTTTCTGAAAGTAAACCCACCAACCTTTAGAGGAACCACAAATCCCACCGAGGCTGATAATTGGTTTCAGGAAATGGAACGAGCTTTGCGAGCACAACAAGTGCCTGAAGATCAatgtgttgaatttgctactTATCAGCTGATGG TAAGGACGGCTAAGGAGCTTGAGCTGCTGCAGTTAAAACAGGGTCAGATGTTTGTTGCGGAGTACacaaataaatttgaagaactgtgccagttttTCCGAATTTCCCAAGGTGCTCCGAAAGAATTTGCAGAATGGAAATGTATAAAGTACGAGGGAGGACTTCAGAGTGACATTCTGAGCTCCGTTGGGCCGATGGAGATTAGGATTTTCTCTgaacttgtgaacaagagcCGAGTCGTTGAAGAATGTGTGAAGAAGGCTACAATGATAGAGAATGATCACCGGGAATTCCACCGAAGGGAGCACGGTCAGGGATTCGCACCAAGGGGCCAAGAGTTTAAGCGAAGAGGATATGCTCAACAATTTTCCCAAGGTCGGAACTAA